A region of Streptomyces cinnamoneus DNA encodes the following proteins:
- a CDS encoding succinate dehydrogenase hydrophobic membrane anchor subunit, with translation MSAETTPASAAVSDVSLYDVDNPAPVIEAPRKRTKKTPKSTRTNFELYGWLFMRLSGIVLVVLVLGHLLIQLVLDGGVSKIGFAFVAGRWASPFWQAWDLIMLWLAMLHGANGLRTVINDYAERANTRFWLKMLLYTATVFTVLLGTLVIFTFDPNIR, from the coding sequence ATGTCCGCTGAAACCACCCCCGCGTCGGCCGCTGTGAGCGACGTCTCCCTCTACGACGTCGACAACCCGGCCCCGGTCATCGAGGCGCCGCGCAAGCGCACCAAGAAGACCCCGAAGTCGACCCGCACGAACTTCGAGCTGTACGGCTGGCTGTTCATGCGGCTGTCCGGCATCGTGCTCGTCGTCCTGGTCCTCGGCCACCTGCTGATCCAGCTCGTCCTCGACGGCGGCGTCAGCAAGATCGGCTTCGCCTTCGTGGCGGGCCGCTGGGCCTCCCCGTTCTGGCAGGCCTGGGACCTGATCATGCTGTGGCTCGCGATGCTGCACGGCGCGAACGGCCTGCGCACGGTCATCAACGACTACGCGGAGCGGGCGAACACCCGCTTCTGGCTGAAGATGCTGCTGTACACCGCCACGGTGTTCACCGTCCTGCTGGGCACGCTGGTGATCTTCACCTTCGACCCGAACATCCGCTAG
- the sdhC gene encoding succinate dehydrogenase, cytochrome b556 subunit: protein MPAGTLYRGREGMWSWVAHRVTGVLIFFFLFVHVLDTALVRVSPEAYDEVVATYKTPIVNVMEYGLVAAILFHALNGLRVIAVDFWSKGPRYQKQMLWSVVMVWALLMAGAFYPVLQHTLRTLFGS from the coding sequence GTGCCGGCTGGAACGCTGTATCGCGGCCGGGAAGGTATGTGGTCCTGGGTGGCTCATCGAGTCACCGGCGTCCTCATTTTCTTCTTCCTGTTCGTTCACGTCCTCGACACCGCTCTCGTCCGCGTCTCCCCGGAGGCGTACGACGAGGTCGTCGCGACGTACAAGACGCCCATCGTCAACGTGATGGAGTACGGCCTCGTGGCCGCCATCCTCTTCCACGCGCTCAACGGCCTCCGGGTCATCGCCGTGGACTTCTGGTCGAAGGGACCGCGCTACCAGAAGCAGATGCTCTGGTCGGTCGTCATGGTCTGGGCTTTGCTGATGGCAGGCGCCTTCTACCCCGTGCTCCAGCACACGCTGCGCACGCTGTTCGGGAGCTGA
- a CDS encoding beta-N-acetylhexosaminidase: protein MGLPVRVTRTSAIRGTMAGLALLTTMSLMGCPARHGSLRPGDDSRSPQSAASSSASPSPAPPGSAAAPAPAPVPPGAPRTVPAVREFTQRAGPGWRPAPGARVVADPGGPLADEGRKLAGDLQLGFGAGPARAGDVELTLRPGQPGGPESYELATRDRKVTITAPDEAGVFYGTRTVLQAVRSGGGLPEGDVHDRPDRAQRGLNLDTARKNFTADWIEGRLREMADLKLNQLGLHFSDDQGFRIESSSHPEIVSPEHLTKAEVRRITALAGSLHITVVPEIDSPGHLGAVIAAHPGLQLRDASGTAARGAVDIANPQSARIVDDLLREYAPLFPGAWFHLGADEYRALMAKDPQASYPRLAEAARRKYGARARVQDLATGWLNDRAAVVRSVGKTPKAWNDGFFPGGVVSPDKGVQVEYWTGKELGARPPQDYLNEGRTLVNLNDEYLYYVLGEPNQFRYPTGERIYRDWSPGVLRGTTAVAQAQSGPDRVAGGRLAVWCDRAQAQTADQVAAGIRMPLAAVAQRLWDPRPPRLAWADFTALAGRVRH, encoded by the coding sequence ATGGGTCTGCCGGTCAGAGTCACCCGCACGTCGGCCATCCGGGGGACCATGGCCGGCCTCGCCCTCCTCACCACGATGTCGCTCATGGGCTGTCCCGCCCGCCACGGCAGCCTCCGGCCGGGGGACGACTCGCGGTCACCGCAGTCGGCCGCGTCCTCCTCCGCCTCCCCCTCGCCCGCCCCGCCCGGCTCCGCCGCCGCCCCGGCGCCGGCCCCCGTGCCCCCGGGCGCGCCCCGCACCGTCCCCGCCGTGCGGGAGTTCACCCAGCGCGCCGGACCCGGCTGGCGGCCCGCCCCCGGCGCCCGCGTGGTGGCCGACCCGGGCGGGCCGCTGGCCGACGAGGGCCGCAAGCTCGCCGGGGACCTCCAGCTGGGCTTCGGCGCGGGCCCCGCCCGCGCCGGCGACGTGGAGCTGACCCTGCGCCCCGGGCAGCCCGGCGGCCCCGAGTCCTACGAGCTCGCCACCCGCGACCGCAAGGTGACGATCACCGCTCCTGACGAGGCCGGCGTCTTCTACGGCACCCGGACGGTGCTCCAGGCCGTGCGCTCCGGCGGCGGGCTGCCCGAGGGCGACGTCCATGACCGCCCCGACCGGGCCCAGCGCGGCCTCAACCTCGACACCGCCCGCAAGAACTTCACCGCGGACTGGATCGAGGGCCGGCTGCGCGAGATGGCCGACCTCAAGCTCAACCAGCTGGGCCTGCACTTCTCCGACGACCAGGGCTTCCGCATCGAGAGCTCCTCGCACCCCGAGATCGTCTCCCCCGAGCACCTGACCAAGGCCGAGGTCCGCCGCATCACCGCCCTGGCCGGCTCGCTCCACATCACCGTCGTCCCCGAGATCGACTCGCCCGGCCACCTCGGCGCCGTCATCGCCGCCCACCCCGGCCTCCAGCTGCGCGACGCCTCCGGCACCGCCGCCCGCGGCGCCGTGGACATCGCCAACCCGCAGTCCGCCCGCATCGTCGACGACCTGCTGCGGGAGTACGCGCCCCTCTTCCCCGGCGCCTGGTTCCACCTCGGCGCCGACGAGTACCGCGCCCTGATGGCCAAGGACCCCCAGGCCTCCTACCCCCGCCTGGCCGAGGCGGCCCGGAGGAAGTACGGCGCCCGCGCCCGGGTCCAGGACCTGGCCACCGGCTGGCTCAACGACCGGGCGGCCGTCGTGCGCAGCGTGGGGAAGACCCCCAAGGCGTGGAACGACGGCTTCTTCCCCGGCGGAGTCGTCAGCCCCGACAAGGGCGTGCAGGTCGAGTACTGGACCGGCAAGGAGCTGGGCGCCCGGCCGCCGCAGGACTACCTGAACGAGGGACGGACGCTGGTCAACCTCAACGACGAGTACCTCTACTACGTCCTCGGCGAGCCGAACCAGTTCCGCTATCCCACCGGTGAGCGGATCTACCGCGACTGGTCGCCGGGCGTGCTGCGCGGCACCACGGCCGTGGCGCAGGCGCAGTCGGGGCCCGACCGGGTGGCCGGCGGCCGGCTCGCCGTCTGGTGCGACCGGGCCCAGGCCCAGACCGCGGACCAGGTCGCGGCCGGCATCCGGATGCCCCTGGCGGCCGTGGCCCAGCGCCTGTGGGACCCCCGCCCGCCCCGGCTGGCCTGGGCCGACTTCACGGCGCTGGCGGGACGCGTGCGGCACTGA
- a CDS encoding glycosyltransferase family 4 protein — protein MKIEFLLHNAYGIGGTIRSTVNLAAALAERHEVRIISVNRPVDEPELTIDPRVTLTPLVDMREGTDGDEYAAPLNQRPSEIFRDERIDNGRMAATALTDERVAAHLAATDADVVIATRPKLIGYLAKYGADRPYLRLGQEHLTHEAHVAELHAVMDPAIAALDAFATVSEADAGHYREALPDAKARILSIPNAVPAPAAEPSDGASKTIVSAGRLVGVKRYDRLIAAFAKVAAERPDWNLRIYGRGPAKAKLRKQIEELGLYERVTLMGARSPIETEWAKGAVAAVASDAESFGMTIVEAMHAGLPVVATDCPYGPREILADGTDGVLVPLDDSDAIDAYADALLRLTGDAALRERLGAAARQAAHRYEPDAIARRYEELFEELRPGCTTARAKKGGLLRGLFGGGRKQQSAPRPQGDVAHPDARCAAAPDGSLVFRLPAGQLTDADSHLLLRHRGSKGKETVRVPLPRQGREAGGWVEARVERAEHTLSEGRWDTYVERAGGKSGEKTRRRLLAGLVEQKALLTLPLRESAEGHSAWVPYATSDGFLAVRTWLRTTHVEADEVRVGDDGITVAVTAHGTALREGAELLARLRGGDGSVGDVRTPLVAGSGCLPYEPMSRRVTADEQDLWDLWVRPAAGAAPVRVGRIAGDFADRKGVDTFPAVTRGEVRLRPFFTVTNDLTVTVKDTAVDEA, from the coding sequence ATGAAGATCGAATTCTTGCTGCACAACGCGTACGGCATCGGCGGCACCATCCGCTCCACCGTCAACCTCGCCGCCGCCCTCGCCGAGCGGCACGAGGTGCGCATCATCAGCGTCAACCGTCCGGTGGACGAGCCCGAGCTGACCATCGACCCCCGGGTGACCCTCACCCCGCTGGTCGACATGCGCGAGGGCACCGACGGCGACGAGTACGCGGCCCCGCTCAACCAGCGGCCCAGTGAGATCTTCCGCGACGAGCGCATCGACAACGGCCGCATGGCCGCCACCGCCCTCACCGACGAGCGGGTCGCCGCCCACCTCGCGGCCACCGACGCGGACGTCGTCATCGCGACCCGCCCCAAGCTCATCGGCTACCTCGCGAAGTACGGCGCCGACCGCCCGTACCTGCGCCTGGGCCAGGAGCACCTCACCCACGAGGCCCACGTCGCCGAGCTGCACGCCGTGATGGACCCGGCCATCGCCGCCCTCGACGCCTTCGCCACCGTCTCGGAGGCCGACGCCGGGCACTACCGGGAGGCGCTGCCGGACGCGAAGGCCCGCATCCTCTCCATCCCCAACGCGGTCCCGGCCCCGGCCGCCGAGCCCTCGGACGGCGCGTCGAAGACGATCGTCTCCGCCGGCCGCCTGGTGGGCGTCAAGCGTTACGACCGCCTCATCGCGGCCTTCGCCAAGGTCGCCGCCGAGCGCCCCGACTGGAACCTGCGGATCTACGGCCGCGGGCCGGCCAAGGCGAAGCTGCGCAAGCAGATCGAGGAGCTGGGCCTCTACGAGCGCGTCACCCTGATGGGCGCCCGCTCGCCGATCGAGACCGAGTGGGCCAAGGGCGCCGTCGCGGCGGTCGCCTCCGACGCCGAGTCCTTCGGCATGACCATCGTCGAGGCCATGCACGCGGGTCTGCCGGTCGTCGCCACCGACTGCCCCTACGGCCCGCGCGAGATCCTCGCCGACGGCACGGACGGCGTCCTCGTGCCGCTCGACGACTCCGACGCGATCGACGCCTACGCGGACGCCCTGCTCCGGCTCACCGGCGACGCCGCCCTGCGCGAGCGGCTGGGCGCCGCCGCCCGCCAGGCGGCACACCGGTACGAACCGGACGCCATCGCCCGGCGGTACGAGGAGCTCTTCGAGGAGCTGCGCCCCGGCTGCACCACCGCGCGGGCCAAGAAGGGCGGGCTGCTGCGCGGCCTCTTCGGCGGCGGCCGCAAGCAGCAGAGCGCGCCGCGCCCGCAGGGCGACGTCGCCCACCCCGACGCCCGCTGCGCGGCCGCGCCCGACGGCTCGCTGGTCTTCCGGCTGCCGGCCGGCCAGCTGACCGACGCGGACAGCCACCTGCTGCTGCGCCACCGGGGCAGCAAGGGCAAGGAGACGGTCCGGGTGCCGCTGCCGCGCCAGGGCCGCGAGGCGGGCGGCTGGGTGGAGGCGCGCGTCGAGCGCGCGGAGCACACCCTGTCCGAGGGGCGCTGGGACACCTACGTCGAGCGGGCGGGCGGAAAGTCCGGCGAGAAGACCCGGCGCCGGCTGCTGGCCGGCCTCGTCGAGCAGAAGGCCCTGCTGACCCTGCCCCTGCGGGAGTCGGCCGAGGGCCACTCCGCCTGGGTCCCGTACGCCACCAGCGACGGTTTCCTCGCCGTCCGCACCTGGCTGCGCACCACGCACGTGGAGGCGGACGAGGTGCGCGTCGGCGACGACGGCATCACGGTCGCGGTCACCGCCCACGGCACCGCGCTCCGCGAGGGCGCCGAGCTGCTCGCCCGGCTGCGGGGCGGCGACGGCTCGGTGGGCGACGTCCGCACCCCGCTGGTGGCGGGCAGCGGCTGCCTTCCCTACGAGCCCATGAGCCGCCGCGTCACCGCGGACGAGCAGGACCTGTGGGACCTGTGGGTGCGCCCGGCAGCGGGTGCCGCGCCGGTGCGCGTCGGCCGGATCGCCGGCGACTTCGCCGACCGCAAGGGCGTCGACACCTTCCCGGCCGTGACGCGCGGCGAGGTGCGGCTGCGGCCGTTCTTCACGGTGACGAACGACCTGACGGTGACGGTCAAGGACACGGCCGTCGACGAGGCGTGA